A genomic segment from Actinomyces lilanjuaniae encodes:
- a CDS encoding PEP/pyruvate-binding domain-containing protein, translating into MVRVGAVGPLAGQCAGALESRAVAAPHSSVTMVSRRLGDKRTRTDLAPTGGARTRDTSTRERQRFSLTGAQVRQVAALARRVETYEGHPVDIEWAVARGVCGCCRLGPSRLPPLRRSWRRQRRPGCWSGARLRDHLP; encoded by the coding sequence GTGGTGCGGGTCGGCGCGGTTGGACCGCTCGCCGGTCAGTGTGCGGGCGCGCTCGAGAGTAGGGCTGTCGCCGCCCCCCACAGCAGTGTGACCATGGTGTCGCGCAGACTAGGGGACAAGCGCACTCGCACCGACCTGGCTCCCACGGGTGGTGCCCGCACCCGGGACACAAGCACCCGCGAGCGCCAGCGGTTCTCCCTCACCGGCGCCCAGGTGAGGCAGGTTGCTGCGCTGGCCCGACGCGTGGAGACCTACGAGGGCCACCCTGTGGACATCGAGTGGGCGGTGGCGAGGGGGGTCTGTGGCTGCTGCAGGCTCGGCCCATCACGACTGCCGCCCCTGAGGCGGTCCTGGCGTCGACAACGCCGTCCTGGGTGCTGGTCTGGGGCCAGGCTCCGGGACCACCTCCCATGA
- a CDS encoding type II toxin-antitoxin system VapB family antitoxin, which produces MAVTSVDLDPRLIERARTLTGERSNRAVLDLALRRLIASKQKGAMIDGIAELHDLPEGLDSPVVRPGTSHDRP; this is translated from the coding sequence GTGGCAGTGACCAGCGTTGACCTCGACCCGCGGCTTATCGAGCGCGCCCGCACACTGACCGGCGAGCGGTCCAACCGCGCCGTCCTCGACCTGGCACTGCGACGGCTCATCGCCTCCAAGCAGAAAGGCGCGATGATCGACGGCATCGCGGAGCTCCACGACCTGCCCGAGGGCCTGGACTCCCCAGTGGTGCGTCCCGGCACGTCCCACGACCGACCGTGA
- a CDS encoding PIN domain-containing protein, protein MTDYLVDSSIWARLATGDPGVSARLRRIERTPSDLLVTCPPQVLEFCHSARTPQEHTRYRELISLGFPLERAPDESLALDIQGALWNSGLVRCAGALDILIAAYAIVNDATVLTADHDFDYIAQVSDLMHEYVAPTV, encoded by the coding sequence GTGACCGACTACCTGGTTGACAGCTCGATCTGGGCACGGCTGGCGACTGGCGACCCAGGCGTCAGCGCCAGGCTGCGCCGCATTGAGCGGACTCCTTCTGACCTTCTCGTCACCTGCCCTCCGCAGGTGCTCGAGTTCTGTCACAGCGCTCGGACCCCTCAGGAGCACACCCGCTACCGCGAGCTCATCTCTCTGGGCTTCCCCCTGGAGCGCGCGCCAGACGAGTCGCTGGCGCTCGACATCCAGGGCGCGCTGTGGAACTCAGGCCTGGTCCGTTGCGCTGGCGCGCTCGACATCCTCATCGCCGCCTACGCCATCGTCAATGACGCGACGGTCCTGACAGCCGACCACGACTTCGACTACATCGCCCAGGTCAGCGACCTGATGCATGAGTACGTCGCGCCAACAGTATGA
- a CDS encoding NAD(P)H-dependent oxidoreductase, giving the protein MKVLLINTHHRYPGWSEGGLNASLQEVARRFFQERGGHVVETVVDKGYDPQEEERKHREADLVILQTPVNWFSAPWTWKKYVDEVFNVALGAGTLLSGDGRTRKDPSIPYGSGGNMQGRAFMVSSTWNAPADAFDNDSNPVFQGRSLADALADITATYRFCGYTVLPEFAVLDVYKNPQVEADLARYAEHLEACATRWE; this is encoded by the coding sequence GTGAAGGTCCTGCTGATTAACACCCACCACCGCTACCCGGGGTGGTCGGAGGGAGGGCTGAACGCCTCCCTCCAGGAGGTCGCGCGGCGCTTCTTCCAGGAGCGCGGGGGCCACGTGGTGGAGACGGTGGTTGACAAGGGCTATGACCCGCAGGAGGAGGAGCGCAAGCACCGGGAGGCGGATCTGGTGATCCTCCAGACCCCGGTCAACTGGTTCTCTGCCCCGTGGACCTGGAAGAAGTACGTGGACGAGGTCTTCAATGTCGCCCTTGGTGCCGGGACGCTCCTGTCCGGGGACGGGCGCACCCGCAAGGACCCGAGTATCCCGTACGGATCCGGGGGGAACATGCAGGGCCGTGCCTTCATGGTCTCCTCGACCTGGAACGCCCCTGCGGATGCCTTTGACAACGACTCCAACCCGGTGTTCCAGGGGCGCAGCCTCGCTGACGCGCTGGCTGACATCACGGCCACCTACCGGTTCTGCGGCTACACCGTGCTGCCGGAGTTCGCGGTCCTCGACGTCTACAAGAACCCCCAGGTTGAGGCCGACCTGGCCCGCTACGCCGAGCACCTGGAGGCCTGCGCCACCCGCTGGGAGTAG
- a CDS encoding NADPH-dependent F420 reductase: MKTSDQPSQTGADMRIGVIGTGHIGRTLAQRFSEHGHEVKAANSRGPETIPPEVTEAGAHPVTVAEAVQDVDVLVLSVPLSAVPALAPVVSSLPEAATLIDTSNYYPQRDGQDLLPPNQVESEWVASQLGRPVVKAWNCIGSGSLAHKGLPSGSPGRIALPVAADRPQDRERATALMEDSGFDAYDAGPISQSWRQQPGNPCYCTDLTLGELPAALEAADAERAPRRRDLAVAVIRERMGDPRTNPDPDWAIRLSRLIYQ, encoded by the coding sequence CTGAAGACCTCAGACCAGCCCTCGCAGACAGGAGCAGACATGCGCATCGGAGTCATCGGAACCGGACACATCGGCAGGACCCTCGCCCAGCGGTTCAGCGAGCACGGGCACGAGGTCAAAGCGGCCAACTCCCGCGGCCCTGAGACGATTCCCCCCGAGGTGACCGAGGCAGGAGCACACCCGGTAACCGTCGCTGAGGCGGTTCAAGACGTTGATGTCCTCGTCCTGTCCGTGCCGCTGAGCGCCGTCCCGGCCCTCGCCCCGGTGGTGTCCAGCCTCCCGGAGGCAGCCACACTCATTGACACCTCGAACTACTACCCGCAGCGCGACGGACAGGACCTCCTCCCTCCCAACCAGGTGGAGAGCGAGTGGGTCGCCTCCCAGCTAGGCCGCCCAGTGGTCAAAGCCTGGAACTGCATCGGCTCAGGCTCCCTGGCTCACAAGGGCCTGCCCTCCGGCTCCCCCGGCCGCATCGCCCTTCCCGTGGCGGCAGACCGCCCCCAGGACCGCGAGCGGGCTACAGCCCTCATGGAGGACAGCGGCTTCGACGCCTACGACGCCGGCCCGATCTCGCAGTCGTGGCGCCAGCAGCCAGGCAACCCCTGCTACTGCACCGACCTCACCCTGGGTGAGCTGCCTGCAGCCCTGGAGGCTGCCGACGCCGAGCGCGCTCCCAGGCGCAGGGACCTCGCCGTTGCCGTGATCCGGGAGAGGATGGGCGACCCCAGGACAAACCCCGACCCGGACTGGGCTATCCGGCTGTCCCGTCTCATCTACCAGTAA